From the Nonlabens marinus S1-08 genome, one window contains:
- a CDS encoding DUF4138 domain-containing protein — MKVTISILTVFIFAFAKAQTTIKLDTIYANDTKNVALFFPEPIRQGITGSDNFVFTYNREKEQYFGLLQAKPGKESNLLVVNRNGSIFSYIVRYKKQLSKLNYFIPASNSIGNEKPIVTDSILAESSEERVDNRTYYYQKFCSYLLNRKQRIGRIKKRNEGIVLSVENIVFDKEELYFVIQIENNSTLDYDLNFLNLSIETRQKGKRKSLQRLYQEPIYKHNLPSKIVESETVRFVYVLPKFSLSNDRRAILELNEKDGERNIEMKLSHRYINNPN; from the coding sequence ATGAAAGTGACAATTTCCATATTAACCGTATTTATTTTCGCTTTCGCGAAAGCGCAAACAACTATAAAATTAGATACCATATATGCCAACGATACCAAGAATGTTGCACTATTCTTTCCAGAACCTATTCGGCAAGGCATAACCGGTTCAGATAATTTCGTCTTTACCTATAACCGTGAGAAAGAACAGTATTTCGGCCTATTACAAGCCAAGCCTGGGAAGGAAAGTAATTTACTGGTAGTCAACCGAAATGGCTCAATTTTTTCGTATATTGTAAGGTATAAAAAACAGCTTTCTAAGCTCAATTATTTCATTCCAGCATCAAATAGTATCGGGAATGAAAAACCGATTGTAACTGATTCAATTCTTGCTGAATCCTCTGAAGAACGTGTAGATAACAGAACCTATTATTACCAAAAATTCTGCTCGTATCTGCTCAATAGAAAACAGCGTATAGGTCGAATCAAAAAGCGAAATGAAGGCATTGTTTTGAGCGTTGAGAATATCGTTTTTGATAAAGAAGAGCTCTATTTCGTTATCCAGATCGAGAATAATTCTACCTTGGATTACGATTTGAATTTCTTGAACCTTTCGATTGAAACACGACAAAAGGGAAAAAGAAAGTCATTGCAACGTCTTTATCAAGAGCCGATTTACAAACATAATCTGCCTTCAAAAATTGTAGAAAGTGAAACGGTACGATTCGTTTATGTGTTGCCCAAGTTTTCATTATCAAATGACCGTAGGGCAATTTTAGAACTGAATGAAAAGGACGGCGAACGAAATATTGAAATGAAACTATCGCATAGATATATTAATAACCCAAATTAA